The following coding sequences are from one Panicum hallii strain FIL2 chromosome 5, PHallii_v3.1, whole genome shotgun sequence window:
- the LOC112892576 gene encoding uncharacterized protein LOC112892576, translating to MEKTLAELHGMLKTVEESIKENSTHVMVVQKESKRRKRWAPPKGIAKGKVPNKPSSSKQKPKIKSGPTPYDECFHCHAKIHWSRNCKKYLEDLKKKKKGSETSTSGTSKD from the exons ATGGAGAAAACATTGGCTGAATTGCATGGGATGCTAAAAACAGTAGAGGAGAGCATTAAGGAAAATTCCACTCATGTGATGGTGGTTCAGAAGGAGAGCAAAAGGAGGAAGCGTTGGGCGCCTCCTAAAGGCATAGCTAAAGGAAAGGTTCCTAATAAGCCCTCGAGCTCTAAGCAAAAGCCAAAGATTAAATCTGGCCCTACTCCTTATGATGAATGCTTCCATTGCCATGCCAAGATACATTGGTCAAGAAATTGCAAGAAATACTTGGAGgatctgaagaagaagaagaagggaagtgagACTTCCACCTCAG GGACTTCAAAGGACTAG